A genome region from Natronobeatus ordinarius includes the following:
- a CDS encoding PPOX class F420-dependent oxidoreductase, protein MGSIPEKFHDLFEKQTFAHLSTLLPDGAPHSTPVWIDYDADADRLLVNTERDRRKEKNVRTDPRVAISMTDPDNPYRMLSVTGEVDELTTEGAREHIDELTKRYMGKDEYPNPIETERVIISIRLERVSHFEP, encoded by the coding sequence ATGGGATCAATCCCGGAGAAGTTCCACGACCTGTTCGAGAAGCAGACGTTCGCTCACCTCTCGACGCTGTTGCCAGACGGTGCACCACACTCGACGCCCGTGTGGATCGATTACGACGCGGACGCGGACCGGCTGCTGGTGAACACCGAGCGCGACCGCCGCAAGGAGAAGAACGTTCGAACCGACCCGCGGGTCGCCATCAGCATGACTGATCCGGACAACCCCTACCGGATGCTCTCGGTGACGGGCGAGGTCGACGAACTCACCACCGAGGGTGCGCGCGAGCACATCGACGAACTGACGAAGCGGTACATGGGGAAAGACGAGTACCCCAACCCGATCGAGACCGAACGGGTCATCATCTCGATCAGGCTCGAGCGCGTCAGCCACTTCGAGCCCTGA
- a CDS encoding HAD family hydrolase, translating to MRAVLFDMDGVLVDSEDYWVVYERDELLPEVVPHADVDVAEITGMNYREIYDSLESEYGTALSREAYLERFEEFAHELYTERVSLLPGFHDLRDELAERGVAVALVSSSPHDWLELVLERFDLAGDFDAVVSADDVDGGSKPEPDVFEHAAAELEVPPEACVAVEDSEHGVESAARAGTTTVAYRIDAHDDLDLSAADVVVDSPAELRETVLELVEAG from the coding sequence ATGCGCGCCGTACTGTTCGACATGGACGGCGTCCTCGTCGACAGCGAGGACTACTGGGTCGTCTACGAACGCGACGAGTTGCTCCCCGAGGTCGTCCCCCACGCGGACGTCGACGTCGCCGAGATCACCGGGATGAACTACCGCGAGATCTACGACTCCCTCGAGTCGGAGTACGGAACCGCCCTCTCTCGCGAGGCGTACCTCGAGCGCTTCGAGGAGTTCGCCCACGAGCTCTACACCGAGCGCGTCTCGCTGCTTCCGGGTTTCCACGACCTCCGCGACGAACTCGCGGAACGCGGCGTCGCCGTCGCGCTCGTCTCCTCCTCGCCACACGACTGGCTCGAGCTCGTCCTCGAGCGGTTCGACCTCGCGGGCGACTTCGACGCGGTCGTCAGCGCCGACGACGTCGACGGGGGGAGCAAACCCGAGCCGGACGTCTTCGAGCACGCCGCGGCCGAACTCGAGGTCCCGCCCGAAGCCTGCGTCGCCGTCGAGGACTCCGAACACGGCGTCGAGTCGGCCGCCAGGGCCGGTACGACGACGGTCGCCTACCGCATCGACGCCCACGACGACCTCGACCTCTCGGCGGCCGACGTCGTCGTCGACTCGCCCGCCGAGTTGCGGGAGACGGTGCTCGAGCTGGTCGAGGCCGGGTGA
- a CDS encoding CBS domain-containing protein produces MYETIPVSEIMVTDVATATPTETAAEAARTVRDRNVGSVVVVDGEEPVGILTEGDFARHLCERSDLGHVELEAVMSMPVVTIAPDASIVEAAEMLRRHQCKHLPVVANSGEADELRGIVTTTELTYYIPQLMHPPAIHDREPKRLTVRTDTQYERDDWSFEYHGEDETQVSVGDVAIFGKRLSESDVESFAEVTGDTNRLHLEASYAAATRFGERIVHGVLGVGLISAALARLPGLSIYLSQEISFRGPVGVGERATARCEIVDDLGGSKFRVETTVLDESEEPVLEGEAVVLVDELPPEGVLEGEATA; encoded by the coding sequence ATGTACGAGACGATCCCCGTTTCCGAGATTATGGTCACGGACGTCGCGACCGCCACGCCGACCGAGACGGCGGCCGAGGCTGCACGAACGGTCCGCGACCGGAACGTCGGTTCGGTCGTCGTCGTCGACGGCGAGGAACCGGTCGGTATCCTCACCGAGGGCGACTTCGCCAGACACCTCTGTGAGCGGTCCGACCTGGGGCACGTCGAACTCGAGGCGGTGATGTCGATGCCGGTCGTGACGATCGCGCCCGACGCGTCGATCGTCGAGGCCGCCGAGATGCTCCGGCGACACCAGTGTAAGCACCTGCCGGTCGTCGCCAACTCCGGCGAGGCGGACGAGCTCCGGGGGATCGTGACGACGACCGAACTCACCTACTACATCCCGCAGCTGATGCACCCGCCGGCCATCCACGACCGCGAGCCGAAGCGACTGACCGTCCGGACGGACACCCAGTACGAACGCGACGACTGGTCGTTCGAGTACCACGGTGAAGACGAGACGCAGGTCTCCGTCGGTGACGTCGCGATCTTCGGGAAGAGGCTCAGCGAGTCCGACGTCGAGTCGTTCGCGGAAGTCACCGGCGACACGAACCGGCTGCACCTCGAGGCATCCTACGCCGCGGCGACCCGGTTCGGAGAGCGGATCGTCCACGGCGTCCTCGGCGTCGGACTCATCAGCGCCGCGCTCGCTCGGCTGCCGGGGCTTTCGATCTACCTCTCCCAGGAGATCAGCTTTCGTGGACCCGTCGGCGTCGGCGAACGCGCGACCGCTCGCTGTGAGATCGTCGACGACCTCGGCGGCTCGAAGTTCCGCGTCGAGACGACCGTCCTCGACGAGTCCGAGGAACCGGTCCTCGAGGGCGAGGCGGTCGTGCTCGTCGACGAACTGCCGCCGGAAGGGGTGCTCGAGGGGGAAGCGACGGCCTGA
- a CDS encoding RNA-binding domain-containing protein: MTDIYRVDVEITAPVYDTEITARVADAVATVFPEADLEEGHGEIRGTAHRLEHFSELLHRQEILDTARSEFVSNREGDTFSFALKKGAAFEGRVNFSVGEPDELGEIAVRVRVQEPTLEEYVDHVAPPTEDGRPVDV, encoded by the coding sequence ATGACCGATATCTACCGCGTCGACGTCGAGATCACCGCACCCGTCTACGACACCGAGATCACTGCCCGCGTCGCCGACGCCGTGGCGACCGTCTTCCCCGAGGCCGACCTCGAGGAAGGCCACGGCGAGATCCGTGGGACGGCCCACCGGCTCGAGCACTTCTCCGAGCTGCTCCACCGTCAGGAGATCCTCGACACCGCCCGCAGCGAGTTTGTTTCCAATCGCGAGGGAGACACCTTCTCGTTCGCGCTGAAGAAGGGCGCGGCGTTCGAGGGCCGGGTGAACTTCTCGGTCGGCGAACCCGACGAACTGGGTGAGATCGCCGTCCGCGTCCGGGTACAGGAGCCGACGCTCGAGGAGTACGTCGATCACGTCGCGCCGCCGACGGAGGACGGTCGGCCGGTCGACGTCTGA
- a CDS encoding AAA family ATPase, whose translation MHVIGTVGLPGSGKGEAATVARQEGIPVVTMGDVVRQETADRGLDPTKDHGTVAQALREENGPAAIAERSLPMIEDRLVDHDAVVIDGIRSGVEVDVFEERFDDAFTLVSIEAPFELRAERIDARGRDAGADDGGESLERRDERERGFGMDDAMDRADVVVENTDSLESFHDRIRELIHEGPRARP comes from the coding sequence ATGCACGTCATCGGAACCGTGGGGCTGCCGGGCAGCGGCAAGGGCGAGGCCGCCACGGTGGCACGCCAGGAAGGAATCCCGGTGGTGACGATGGGCGACGTCGTCCGTCAGGAGACCGCGGATCGCGGACTCGATCCGACGAAAGACCACGGCACGGTCGCCCAGGCCCTGCGCGAGGAGAACGGCCCGGCGGCGATCGCCGAACGCTCGCTGCCGATGATCGAGGATCGCCTCGTCGACCACGACGCGGTGGTGATCGACGGCATTCGCTCCGGCGTCGAGGTCGACGTCTTCGAGGAGCGCTTCGACGACGCGTTCACGCTCGTCAGCATCGAGGCCCCCTTCGAGCTGCGCGCCGAGCGGATCGACGCCCGCGGGCGCGACGCGGGCGCTGACGACGGCGGCGAGTCGCTCGAGCGCCGCGACGAGCGCGAGCGCGGCTTCGGGATGGACGACGCGATGGACCGGGCCGACGTCGTCGTCGAGAACACCGACAGCCTCGAGTCGTTCCACGACCGGATCAGAGAGCTCATCCACGAGGGCCCACGGGCCCGACCCTGA
- a CDS encoding cold-shock protein produces MANGKVDFFNHTGGYGFISTDDADDDVFFHMEDVGGPDLEEGSEIEFDIEQAPKGPRATNVVRN; encoded by the coding sequence ATGGCAAACGGTAAGGTTGATTTCTTCAACCACACAGGCGGCTACGGTTTCATTTCGACGGACGACGCTGACGATGACGTCTTCTTCCACATGGAAGACGTCGGCGGCCCGGACCTCGAAGAAGGCTCAGAGATCGAATTCGACATCGAACAGGCCCCCAAAGGCCCCCGCGCGACGAACGTCGTCCGCAACTAA
- a CDS encoding tyrosine-type recombinase/integrase, protein MSETVVHRHFTLSQIDDLRDAAHSRDARYDSSLRDETLVVLAADLGLRVNELVQLTRSMFDLEAEEVMLPAVIQKDYPREDISPSAATLRLDPYGHFNTVRLLRMYFSDLEANGHDYLFPSRQSNHMSTETARDIVRRLAVEADVAPRRTDGQPADPEEAHPHAFRHSLANYMLADPDTRLVDVRNRLRHRSITTTERIYEHFQRR, encoded by the coding sequence ATGAGTGAAACCGTCGTACACCGGCACTTTACGTTGAGCCAGATAGACGACCTGAGAGACGCTGCGCACAGTCGAGACGCACGTTATGACTCGTCCCTTAGGGACGAGACCCTCGTGGTTCTCGCAGCCGACCTCGGACTCCGGGTCAACGAGCTTGTTCAACTGACACGCTCCATGTTTGATTTGGAGGCTGAGGAAGTGATGCTCCCCGCAGTGATACAGAAGGATTACCCTCGAGAAGATATCAGCCCGTCCGCAGCTACACTCCGACTCGACCCGTACGGTCACTTCAACACAGTACGTCTGTTGCGGATGTACTTCAGCGACCTCGAAGCCAACGGCCACGACTATCTCTTCCCAAGCCGCCAGTCAAACCACATGTCGACGGAGACCGCTCGAGACATCGTGCGTAGGCTGGCAGTTGAAGCTGACGTTGCGCCCCGGAGGACGGACGGCCAGCCCGCCGACCCGGAGGAAGCTCACCCACACGCATTCAGGCACAGTCTCGCTAACTACATGCTCGCCGACCCTGATACCCGACTCGTCGACGTTCGGAACCGACTCCGCCACCGCTCAATCACGACGACTGAGCGAATCTACGAACACTTCCAACGTCGGTGA
- the tnpC gene encoding IS66 family transposase translates to MSLGIGGSPESTDSAIRAEDSTHLRQQLVVKEFENRLLRRQLTAQQQQIENLQARLKWYENPNTPPSKQGGAAGSPGNDDSDEEENEDQGDDAGGDADAASDSSPGRDEGHEGTTRPPPEPEETIRVDRGYCPDCEQTLSNPDSYVSRTIIDIPLPIPTTVTEYELGKHHCSCGNEVVAEHPDCPETGRFGPNIMAQTALGRFHQRLPNRKQAELFEWELDLPISHRTIYNLTKRVADRLRPAYEDVKASVRESDVVYCDETGFPVDGEQHWAWTFVTDEEVLFWVDESRGSQVLEDVLGEEFAEDSTLSCDGWSAYRSYHTKLQRCWAHLLREAEYVAERYEEAEWLSAELHDLHDDLTAFDEEDPSASAREQMRAEASLHLEGLIREEYESQEVQKLIEKIRNGLGHWLTFVTEPDVDSTNNRAERALREQVVLRKMFRTLRSAEGVQIHETITTMLATWKRRGLDPPEQLQSILGGQELRLG, encoded by the coding sequence GTGTCGCTGGGGATTGGCGGATCGCCGGAATCGACAGATTCCGCGATCCGCGCTGAGGACAGTACGCATCTCCGCCAGCAGCTCGTAGTCAAAGAGTTCGAGAACCGTCTTCTCCGTCGTCAACTCACAGCACAGCAACAGCAGATCGAGAATCTGCAAGCACGCCTCAAGTGGTACGAAAACCCAAACACACCACCCAGTAAGCAGGGTGGCGCGGCTGGATCACCTGGCAACGATGACAGCGACGAGGAAGAGAACGAAGACCAAGGGGACGACGCTGGCGGCGACGCTGACGCCGCCAGCGACTCCTCTCCAGGACGTGACGAAGGTCACGAGGGAACAACTCGACCGCCTCCGGAACCAGAGGAGACTATTCGAGTTGATCGGGGATATTGCCCAGACTGTGAGCAGACACTCTCTAACCCGGACAGCTACGTCTCACGGACGATTATCGATATACCACTCCCCATTCCAACCACTGTCACCGAGTACGAACTCGGCAAACACCACTGTTCCTGTGGAAACGAGGTCGTTGCTGAACATCCTGACTGCCCGGAAACCGGGCGGTTTGGGCCAAATATCATGGCCCAAACCGCCCTTGGAAGGTTCCATCAGCGACTTCCAAACCGAAAGCAGGCAGAGTTGTTTGAGTGGGAGCTCGATCTCCCCATCTCCCACCGGACAATCTACAACCTGACCAAGCGGGTCGCAGACCGGCTGCGACCCGCGTATGAAGACGTCAAAGCCAGTGTTCGGGAGAGTGACGTCGTCTATTGTGATGAGACGGGCTTTCCTGTTGATGGAGAGCAACACTGGGCGTGGACGTTTGTTACTGACGAAGAGGTGCTGTTCTGGGTTGATGAGAGTCGTGGAAGCCAGGTGTTAGAGGACGTCCTCGGCGAGGAATTCGCCGAGGACTCGACGCTCAGCTGTGACGGCTGGTCGGCGTACCGGAGCTACCACACGAAACTCCAGCGATGCTGGGCGCATCTGTTACGGGAGGCAGAGTACGTTGCTGAGCGGTATGAGGAAGCAGAGTGGCTTTCTGCGGAGTTGCACGATCTCCACGATGACTTAACGGCGTTCGACGAAGAGGACCCGTCTGCCTCCGCCCGCGAGCAGATGCGGGCGGAGGCGTCGTTACACTTGGAAGGGCTGATCAGGGAGGAGTATGAGTCACAGGAGGTTCAGAAACTGATCGAGAAGATCAGGAACGGGTTAGGCCACTGGCTGACGTTCGTGACAGAGCCAGACGTCGATTCGACGAATAATCGCGCAGAGCGCGCTCTGCGCGAGCAAGTGGTGCTGCGGAAGATGTTCCGGACCCTCCGCTCAGCCGAAGGGGTCCAGATTCACGAGACGATCACGACCATGTTAGCCACGTGGAAACGACGAGGACTTGATCCACCTGAACAGCTCCAGTCCATCCTCGGTGGGCAAGAACTCAGATTAGGATGA
- a CDS encoding AAA family ATPase has product MSGSERPPEAEFREYARGKLPKQAHRDVYEWAGLVRDPVIASHLAFCEANYKPTGDMPKEFKDTEYCQEFLRKYGSETAAWALEFSKQGYLNFFSGLVGYEKDVSGLGVLMSLQDMMRNVPVFIGYIYGIMGAGKTDFALLIIEVMKSVWGAENVDTVANISSEDINEETKRYSRIVELLEERRERIQAGEDLDPLVILIDEAAQIFTGSGADQHRAKQLAKLLKLARKSNAHMLLIGQDGKDIDASLRALCTVFIHKKSKKQATFYRDVKDRKGIGEMMNLSGIPPTSIDYSTWDEGDFIFDDEGDEDDLLTQEDLDELKTQHEREMMAILDATTDMTQAEIGDVYGVSDKTVRRAKQKYEGELRDLGLID; this is encoded by the coding sequence ATGAGCGGGTCAGAACGACCACCTGAAGCCGAGTTCAGGGAATACGCCCGGGGGAAGCTGCCGAAGCAAGCGCACCGTGACGTGTACGAATGGGCGGGACTCGTGCGAGACCCCGTTATAGCGTCGCACCTAGCGTTCTGTGAGGCGAATTACAAGCCCACTGGGGACATGCCGAAGGAGTTCAAGGACACGGAGTACTGTCAAGAGTTCCTCCGAAAATACGGTAGTGAGACGGCTGCATGGGCTCTCGAATTCAGTAAACAGGGCTACCTCAACTTCTTCTCGGGATTGGTCGGCTACGAGAAGGACGTGTCCGGGCTTGGAGTGCTGATGTCCTTACAGGACATGATGCGCAATGTACCGGTGTTTATCGGGTATATCTACGGTATCATGGGCGCAGGGAAGACCGATTTTGCCCTGCTCATCATCGAGGTCATGAAGAGCGTCTGGGGGGCTGAGAACGTCGATACAGTGGCGAACATCAGTAGCGAGGATATCAACGAAGAGACGAAGCGATACTCTCGTATCGTCGAACTGTTGGAAGAGCGCAGAGAGCGTATTCAGGCCGGGGAAGACCTCGACCCACTGGTCATCCTAATTGACGAAGCTGCCCAGATTTTCACGGGGTCCGGAGCGGACCAGCACCGGGCGAAGCAACTGGCCAAGCTCCTGAAACTGGCGAGGAAGAGCAATGCTCACATGCTGTTGATTGGGCAGGACGGCAAGGACATCGACGCCTCTCTGCGTGCCCTGTGTACCGTATTCATCCACAAGAAGTCGAAGAAGCAGGCGACGTTCTACCGGGATGTGAAGGACCGAAAGGGAATCGGCGAGATGATGAATCTCTCCGGAATCCCGCCAACGTCGATTGATTACAGCACGTGGGATGAGGGCGACTTCATATTCGACGACGAGGGCGACGAGGACGACTTGCTCACACAGGAAGACTTGGACGAGCTTAAGACGCAACATGAGCGGGAGATGATGGCAATACTGGACGCTACGACCGATATGACGCAGGCGGAAATCGGGGATGTGTACGGAGTCTCCGACAAGACCGTACGTCGAGCTAAACAGAAGTATGAGGGTGAGTTGCGAGACCTCGGCCTAATCGATTAA
- a CDS encoding carboxypeptidase-like regulatory domain-containing protein: MFKAITTQWTTSGGLAVLTALLMVSGMAMAGVGTVAADEIEAVYVNEESISKGGGTTYDTGLFEVESGSLDVFVEFSEVDFAEIDVILNDADAEEVEHLGTVTDEDGFSTDFESSVDYVDSGEYSLVLDETNGEGMWTVDEIWVDNIVQDDGDDEGDVEVTFTVEDEEGDPIEDATVDLDGDEGTTGSDGSVTYTDLEDGEYVVNADADSYEDAEETVTINGEDKEVTLVLDEKEGTGENGDDESDEDGDEAGGGGSGDDGVGSDEIILISAFVTILFGFLALVTWAAKQ, encoded by the coding sequence ATGTTTAAAGCAATTACAACTCAGTGGACCACATCCGGTGGTCTCGCCGTGCTAACGGCACTCCTGATGGTCTCTGGCATGGCCATGGCAGGGGTTGGTACAGTAGCAGCAGATGAGATAGAAGCCGTATATGTTAACGAGGAATCAATATCTAAAGGTGGTGGCACGACATACGATACAGGCCTGTTCGAAGTCGAATCAGGTAGTTTAGATGTGTTTGTCGAATTCTCTGAAGTGGATTTTGCAGAGATTGATGTTATACTTAACGACGCCGATGCCGAGGAGGTTGAGCACCTCGGTACTGTGACTGATGAGGACGGCTTCTCGACAGATTTCGAATCTTCTGTTGATTATGTTGACTCTGGCGAATATAGTCTGGTGCTTGATGAAACTAATGGAGAGGGGATGTGGACAGTAGACGAGATTTGGGTTGATAATATTGTTCAAGACGATGGGGACGACGAGGGAGATGTCGAGGTCACGTTCACCGTCGAGGACGAGGAGGGCGACCCTATCGAGGATGCGACTGTGGACCTCGACGGCGACGAGGGGACGACTGGCTCTGACGGGAGTGTTACCTATACCGACCTCGAAGATGGCGAGTACGTCGTGAACGCTGATGCTGACAGCTATGAGGACGCTGAGGAGACCGTGACGATTAACGGCGAGGATAAGGAGGTCACTCTGGTTCTCGACGAGAAGGAGGGGACGGGCGAGAACGGAGACGACGAATCCGATGAGGATGGGGATGAAGCGGGAGGAGGAGGCTCTGGAGATGATGGCGTTGGTAGCGATGAAATCATTCTAATTTCGGCGTTCGTTACGATTCTGTTTGGCTTCCTCGCACTCGTCACGTGGGCGGCAAAGCAGTAA
- a CDS encoding tyrosine-type recombinase/integrase: MQPNKAITIYLDARESDCAHQTVQSYQYRLSKFESWWGDRGVEELTKQDIHEYKTELRDQNLSKPTIKSHVDTLRGFLEYMSRLDYVDDDLVDVADSPTLRKGENVRDDEVEADVAQAILERLDRFDYASMHHALTLLLWRTGARTGAVRGLDLDDYHPEEQYLSLEHRPETETPLKNQGEGERMVAISEETCRILDDYIEEKRVDIEDEHGRAPLLTTKHGRIARNTVRKWCYRLTRPCWFSGECPHEQELDECRGSVERSDNYAYECPSSVAAHAFRRGSITHFLRNDMPETVVSDRANVSTDVLDKHYDRRDEREKMEQRRGYLDNI, translated from the coding sequence ATGCAACCAAACAAAGCCATCACAATTTACCTCGACGCCCGAGAGAGCGACTGCGCACACCAAACCGTCCAATCCTACCAATACCGGCTCTCGAAATTTGAGAGTTGGTGGGGCGACCGGGGCGTTGAAGAGTTGACGAAGCAGGATATCCACGAGTATAAAACTGAATTGAGAGACCAAAACCTATCGAAACCCACAATCAAGTCCCACGTGGACACCCTACGGGGATTTTTGGAGTATATGAGCCGTCTCGACTACGTCGATGACGACCTCGTCGACGTGGCTGACTCACCAACGTTGAGAAAGGGAGAGAACGTCCGAGACGACGAGGTTGAAGCGGACGTCGCACAAGCAATCCTCGAACGCTTGGACCGATTCGACTATGCGAGCATGCACCACGCATTGACTCTCTTGCTCTGGCGGACTGGAGCAAGAACCGGGGCTGTGCGAGGTCTCGACCTCGACGACTACCACCCCGAGGAACAGTATCTAAGCCTTGAACACCGTCCAGAGACCGAGACACCGCTCAAGAACCAAGGAGAAGGGGAGCGGATGGTCGCCATAAGTGAGGAAACATGCCGAATCCTCGACGACTATATCGAGGAAAAGCGAGTTGACATCGAGGATGAACACGGGCGAGCCCCACTGCTGACCACGAAACACGGGAGGATAGCCCGAAATACAGTGCGAAAATGGTGCTATCGACTGACGAGACCCTGTTGGTTCAGTGGCGAGTGTCCACATGAGCAGGAGTTAGACGAATGCCGGGGGAGCGTTGAACGGAGCGATAACTATGCTTACGAATGCCCCAGCAGCGTAGCTGCGCACGCATTCAGGCGTGGTTCCATCACACACTTTCTGCGAAACGATATGCCAGAGACCGTCGTTTCTGACCGGGCAAACGTCTCAACCGACGTGCTGGACAAGCACTACGACCGCCGGGATGAGCGGGAGAAAATGGAGCAACGGAGAGGCTATCTCGACAATATCTGA